The Euphorbia lathyris chromosome 3, ddEupLath1.1, whole genome shotgun sequence genome contains a region encoding:
- the LOC136222246 gene encoding pleiotropic drug resistance protein 2-like isoform X3 — translation MQSILQVVEQDNEKFLLRLRNRIDRVGIEIPKIEVRFENLEVEGEAQVGSRALPTLLNSALTVIEGVLGTIGLSPSKKRVIKILHNLSGLIKPSRITLLLGPPGSGKTTLLKALAGKLDDDLRSSGKVTFCGHEFSEFYPPRTCAYISQHDLHCGEMTVRETMDFSGRCMGVGSRFDLLLELSRREKEAGIKPDPEIDAFMKATAVSGQKSSLVTDYILKLLGLDICSDIMVGDQMRRGISGGQKKRVTTGEMLVGAAKAFFMDEISTGLDSSTTFQIIKYMRQMVHVMDETMVISLLQPPPETYDLFDDIILLSEGQIVYQGPRENVLEFFEYMGFRCPERKGVADFLQEVTSKKDQEQYWFTKNQQYRYISVSEFSKAFNSFHIGDLISQELSIPFDKSRTHPAALVKEKFGISKWELFKACYSREWLLMKRNSFIYIFKTFQITFMAIISFTLYFRTEMKPGVREGAGKYFGALFFAMLNVMFNGLAEIAMTLVRLPIFFKQRDALFYPAWAYVLPIFILRIPLSLMESAIWIVLTYYTTGFAPSANRFFRQFLSFFAINQSGLALFRLIAAAGRTEVAANSVGFLTLLLFCILGGFMISKDDIVSWLRWAYYTSPMMYGQSAICMNEFLDDRWSTPTGNPSEPTVGISLLKERDLFTTEGWFWTCIGVLFGFNIVLNILVVFAMTYLNAPGGKNHSINDSYEEKNPSGSNSQGIEMVATQVRNNSNANVAKSPSKKGMVLPFQPLSLSFNHINYYVDMPAEMKAEFKEDRLQLLRNVCGAFRPGTLTALVGVSGAGKTTLMDVLAGRKTGGYIEGSIWISGYPKNQATFARISGYCEQNDIHSPYVTVYESLVYSAWLRLAADVKKETREMFVEEVMELVELNSIRHALVGLPGVNGLSTEQRKRLTIAVELVANPSIIFMDEPTSGLDARAAAIVMRTVRNTVDTGRTVVCTIHQPSIDIFEAFDELLLMKRGGQVIYAGPLGRHSHKLVEYFEAVPGVAKIKEGYNPATWMLEVSSTSVEGQLGVDFADIYANSDLYQRNQGLIKELSTPSSSKDLYFPTKYSQSFTTQCKACFWKQYWSYWRNTQFNTIRFVMTIAIGLMLGGIFWDKGQQFQKQQDLTNLMGAAFGALLFLGSINAMAVTSAVAIERTVFYRERAAGMYSELPYAFAQVAIETIYDLLQTIIYAPLLYAMIGFEWTVEKFLYFSYFVLMCFVIYSLYGMMLVAITPGQQIAAIVMGFFMSLWNLFSGFMISRPQMPVWWRWYYWGSPVSWTIYGVITSQIGDKTSMLEIPGSESMAVNVYLEQVFGFKHSFLIPIVLAHLGWFLLFFFIFTGSIRFLNFQKR, via the exons ATGCAAAGTATTCTTCAGGTTGTTGAACAAGATAATGAGAAATTCTTATTGAGGTTAAGGAATAGAATTGACAG GGTAGGAATTGAGATTCCGAAGATTGAAGTGAGATTTGAAAATTTAGAGGTTGAAGGAGAAGCACAAGTTGGAAGTAGAGCACTCCCAACTCTTCTAAACTCCGCCCTCACTGTGATCGAG GGTGTTCTTGGTACTATTGGACTTTCTCCATCCAAGAAAAGAGTTATCAAGATTCTCCATAATTTGAGTGGATTAATAAAGCCATCAAG GATAACATTACTTCTCGGTCCACCTGGTTCGGGGAAAACAACTCTACTAAAAGCACTTGCAGGGAAACTTGATGATGATTTAAGGAGTTCAGGAAAAGTAACCTTCTGCGGCCACGAGTTTTCGGAATTTTATCCTCCGAGAACCTGTGCTTATATTAGTCAGCATGATCTTCATTGCGGTGAGATGACAGTTCGTGAAACGATGGATTTCTCGGGACGTTGTATGGGAGTTGGAAGCAGATTTGATTTGCTGTTAGAGCTTTCAAGACGAGAGAAAGAAGCCGGTATCAAACCGGATCCTGAAATTGATGCATTCATGAAGGCTACTGCTGTTTCTGGTCAGAAAAGCAGTTTAGTCACTGACTATATTCTAAAG CTTCTTGGATTGGATATATGTTCTGATATAATGGTGGGAGATCAAATGAGAAGGGGAATTTCCGGGGGACAAAAGAAGCGTGTGACAACGG GGGAGATGTTAGTCGGAGCAGCGAAAGCGTTTTTCATGGATGAAATCTCGACGGGGCTGGACAGCTCTACGACTTTCCAAATTATCAAGTACATGAGGCAAATGGTTCATGTAATGGATGAAACAATGGTCATTTCTCTTTTACAGCCTCCACCGGAAACATATGATCTTTTCGATGACATTATTTTACTTTCGGAGGGTCAGATTGTCTACCAAGGTCCGAGAGAGAATGTACTCGAATTCTTCGAATACATGGGCTTTAGATGTCCGGAAAGAAAGGGAGTTGCAGATTTTCTGCAGGAAGTAACTTCAAAGAAGGACCAAGAACAATACTGGTTTACAAAGAATCAACAATACAGATATATCTCGGTGTCTGAATTCTCGAAAGCTTTCAATTCATTTCATATTGGTGACCTGATATCCCAAGAACTCAGCATTCCCTTTGATAAGTCTAGAACTCATCCAGCTGCTTTGGTGAAAGAAAAGTTTGGGATATCTAAATGGGAACTCTTCAAAGCATGTTATTCGAGGGAATGGCTATTGATGAAGCGAAACTCGTTCATTTACATATTCAAAACTTTCCAGATAACATTCATGGCTATAATTTCATTTACGCTTTACTTCAGAACTGAGATGAAACCTGGTGTACGAGAAGGTGCAGGGAAGTATTTCGGAGCTCTCTTTTTCGCTATGCTTAATGTCATGTTCAACGGATTGGCTGAGATTGCAATGACTCTTGTTCGGCTTCCTATATTCTTCAAGCAGAGAGATGCCTTATTTTACCCGGCATGGGCTTATGTCTTGCCTATTTTCATCCTCAGAATTCCCCTATCATTAATGGAATCTGCCATTTGGATCGTTCTTACTTACTATACCACTGGATTTGCTCCTTCCGCAAATAG GTTTTTCAGAcagttcttgtcattctttgcAATAAATCAGTCGGGCCTCGCTTTGTTCCGTCTCATAGCCGCTGCTGGAAGAACAGAAGTTGCTGCAAATTCAGTTGGATTCCTTACCCTCTTGTTGTTCTGTATCCTTGGTGGCTTCATGATTTCCAAAG ATGACATTGTATCATGGTTGAGGTGGGCATATTATACTTCTCCTATGATGTATGGACAAAGTGCCATTTGTATGAACGAGTTTCTCGATGATCGGTGGAGCACT CCTACTGGCAATCCAAGTGAGCCTACAGTTGGTATTTCCCTTCTTAAGGAAAGGGATCTGTTTACGACTGAAGGGTGGTTTTGGACTTGCATCGGAGTGCTTTTCGGGTTTAATATTGTTCTCAACATTCTTGTTGTTTTTGCAATGACATATTTGAATG CTCCCGGTGGAAAAAATCATTCTATTAATGATTCGTATGAAGAGAAAAACCCGTCAGGATCCAATTCACAAG GGATCGAAATGGTGGCGACGCAAGTGCGTAACAATTCAAATGCTAATGTTGCAAAAAGTCCGTCTAAGAAAGGAATGGTTTTGCCTTTTCAGCCTCTATCACTTTCTTTTAACCACATTAACTATTATGTGGATATGCCCGCG GAAATGAAAGCTGAATTTAAAGAGGACCGGCTGCAGCTACTACGAAATGTATGTGGGGCTTTTAGGCCCGGTACTTTGACAGCATTAGTTGGTGTCAGCGGTGCTGGGAAGACAACTCTAATGGATGTATTGGCTGGAAGGAAAACTGGCGGATACATTGAAGGAAGTATATGGATTTCTGGTTACCCAAAGAACCAAGCCACATTTGCCCGGATAAGCGGATATTGTGAGCAGAATGACATTCATTCACCATATGTAACCGTTTATGAATCTCTCGTATACTCTGCCTGGCTTCGTCTTGCTGCTGATGTAAAGAAGGAAACGCGGGAG ATGTTTGTAGAAGAAGTTATGGAATTGGTGGAGCTAAACTCAATAAGGCATGCCCTGGTAGGACTTCCAGGAGTGAACGGACTTTCGACGGAACAAAGAAAGAGGCTAACTATAGCAGTAGAGTTGGTTGCTAATCCATCTATCATATTTATGGATGAGCCAACATCAGGTCTTGATGCTAGAGCTGCTGCAATTGTTATGCGTACCGTGAGGAACACAGTGGATACTGGACGAACTGTTGTCTGCACAATCCACCAACCGAGCATTGATATCTTTGAAGCTTTCGATGAG CTCTTGTTAATGAAAAGAGGAGGACAAGTGATATATGCCGGGCCTCTTGGTCGCCATTCTCATAAGCTTGTTGAGTATTTCGAG GCGGTACCCGGAGTTGCAAAGATCAAAGAAGGCTACAATCCTGCTACATGGATGTTAGAAGTCAGCTCTACTTCAGTAGAGGGACAACTTGGTGTTGATTTTGCAGACATTTACGCCAATTCTGATCTCTACCA GAGAAATCAAGGTCTCATCAAGGAACTGAGCACTCCATCAAGCTCTAAAGATCTTTACTTCCCGACGAAATACTCCCAAAGCTTTACAACTCAATGCAAGGCATGTTTTTGGAAACAATACTGGTCATATTGGAGGAACACTCAATTCAACACGATCCGGTTCGTTATGACAATTGCCATCGGTCTTATGCTCGGTGGTATATTTTGGGATAAAGGACAACAATT TCAAAAGCAGCAGGATCTGACGAATCTTATGGGAGCTGCGTTCGGTGCTCTTCTTTTCTTAGGAAGTATCAATGCTATGGCAGTGACTTCTGCTGTGGCGATAGAGAGAACAGTCTTTTACCGCGAACGAGCAGCTGGAATGTATTCAGAGTTGCCTTATGCATTTGCTCAG GTGGCTATAGAGACGATTTACGATCTTCTACAAACCATAATATATGCTCCGCTTTTGTATGCAATGATCGGGTTTGAATGGACGGTTGAGAAGTTTTTATATTTCAGTTACTTTGTTTTGATGTGTTTCGTCATCTATTCATTGTACGGAATGATGCTTGTCGCGATAACTCCTGGACAACAAATTGCTGCCATTGTTATGGGGTTCTTCATGAGTTTATGGAACTTGTTCTCCGGCTTCATGATTTCCAGACCG CAAATGCCTGTATGGTGGAGATGGTACTACTGGGGATCTCCAGTTTCATGGACAATCTATGGAGTTATAACTTCTCAAATTGGAGATAAAACAAGTATGCTTGAAATTCCAGGATCAGAATCAATGGCTGTAAATGTATACCTTGAACAAGTCTTTGGTTTCAAGCATAGCTTTCTTATACCTATTGTTCTTGCTCATCTTGGTTGGTTCttgctcttcttcttcatttttaCTGGAAGCATCAGATTCCTTAACTTCCAAAAAAGATAA
- the LOC136222246 gene encoding pleiotropic drug resistance protein 2-like isoform X2, giving the protein MAAALAADDISRLSSSSRQSSKRSWGSNSVREMFNAPDVFQRSSRYTADDDEAELRWAAIERLPTYDRARKGMLQRVLSNGKVVQNEIDITRIGVEDKKQLMQSILQVVEQDNEKFLLRLRNRIDRVGIEIPKIEVRFENLEVEGEAQVGSRALPTLLNSALTVIEGVLGTIGLSPSKKRVIKILHNLSGLIKPSRITLLLGPPGSGKTTLLKALAGKLDDDLRSSGKVTFCGHEFSEFYPPRTCAYISQHDLHCGEMTVRETMDFSGRCMGVGSRFDLLLELSRREKEAGIKPDPEIDAFMKATAVSGQKSSLVTDYILKLLGLDICSDIMVGDQMRRGISGGQKKRVTTGEMLVGAAKAFFMDEISTGLDSSTTFQIIKYMRQMVHVMDETMVISLLQPPPETYDLFDDIILLSEGQIVYQGPRENVLEFFEYMGFRCPERKGVADFLQEVTSKKDQEQYWFTKNQQYRYISVSEFSKAFNSFHIGDLISQELSIPFDKSRTHPAALVKEKFGISKWELFKACYSREWLLMKRNSFIYIFKTFQITFMAIISFTLYFRTEMKPGVREGAGKYFGALFFAMLNVMFNGLAEIAMTLVRLPIFFKQRDALFYPAWAYVLPIFILRIPLSLMESAIWIVLTYYTTGFAPSANRFFRQFLSFFAINQSGLALFRLIAAAGRTEVAANSVGFLTLLLFCILGGFMISKDDIVSWLRWAYYTSPMMYGQSAICMNEFLDDRWSTPTGNPSEPTVGISLLKERDLFTTEGWFWTCIGVLFGFNIVLNILVVFAMTYLNAPGGKNHSINDSYEEKNPSGSNSQGIEMVATQVRNNSNANVAKSPSKKGMVLPFQPLSLSFNHINYYVDMPAEMKAEFKEDRLQLLRNVCGAFRPGTLTALVGVSGAGKTTLMDVLAGRKTGGYIEGSIWISGYPKNQATFARISGYCEQNDIHSPYVTVYESLVYSAWLRLAADVKKETREMFVEEVMELVELNSIRHALVGLPGVNGLSTEQRKRLTIAVELVANPSIIFMDEPTSGLDARAAAIVMRTVRNTVDTGRTVVCTIHQPSIDIFEAFDELLLMKRGGQVIYAGPLGRHSHKLVEYFEAVPGVAKIKEGYNPATWMLEVSSTSVEGQLGVDFADIYANSDLYQRNQGLIKELSTPSSSKDLYFPTKYSQSFTTQCKACFWKQYWSYWRNTQFNTIRFVMTIAIGLMLGGIFWDKGQQFQKQQDLTNLMGAAFGALLFLGSINAMAVTSAVAIERTVFYRERAAGMYSELPYAFAQVAIETIYDLLQTIIYAPLLYAMIGFEWTVEKFLYFSYFVLMCFVIYSLYGMMLVAITPGQQIAAIVMGFFMSLWNLFSGFMISRPQMPVWWRWYYWGSPVSWTIYGVITSQIGDKTSMLEIPGSESMAVNVYLEQVFGFKHSFLIPIVLAHLGHSGDFGN; this is encoded by the exons GGTAGGAATTGAGATTCCGAAGATTGAAGTGAGATTTGAAAATTTAGAGGTTGAAGGAGAAGCACAAGTTGGAAGTAGAGCACTCCCAACTCTTCTAAACTCCGCCCTCACTGTGATCGAG GGTGTTCTTGGTACTATTGGACTTTCTCCATCCAAGAAAAGAGTTATCAAGATTCTCCATAATTTGAGTGGATTAATAAAGCCATCAAG GATAACATTACTTCTCGGTCCACCTGGTTCGGGGAAAACAACTCTACTAAAAGCACTTGCAGGGAAACTTGATGATGATTTAAGGAGTTCAGGAAAAGTAACCTTCTGCGGCCACGAGTTTTCGGAATTTTATCCTCCGAGAACCTGTGCTTATATTAGTCAGCATGATCTTCATTGCGGTGAGATGACAGTTCGTGAAACGATGGATTTCTCGGGACGTTGTATGGGAGTTGGAAGCAGATTTGATTTGCTGTTAGAGCTTTCAAGACGAGAGAAAGAAGCCGGTATCAAACCGGATCCTGAAATTGATGCATTCATGAAGGCTACTGCTGTTTCTGGTCAGAAAAGCAGTTTAGTCACTGACTATATTCTAAAG CTTCTTGGATTGGATATATGTTCTGATATAATGGTGGGAGATCAAATGAGAAGGGGAATTTCCGGGGGACAAAAGAAGCGTGTGACAACGG GGGAGATGTTAGTCGGAGCAGCGAAAGCGTTTTTCATGGATGAAATCTCGACGGGGCTGGACAGCTCTACGACTTTCCAAATTATCAAGTACATGAGGCAAATGGTTCATGTAATGGATGAAACAATGGTCATTTCTCTTTTACAGCCTCCACCGGAAACATATGATCTTTTCGATGACATTATTTTACTTTCGGAGGGTCAGATTGTCTACCAAGGTCCGAGAGAGAATGTACTCGAATTCTTCGAATACATGGGCTTTAGATGTCCGGAAAGAAAGGGAGTTGCAGATTTTCTGCAGGAAGTAACTTCAAAGAAGGACCAAGAACAATACTGGTTTACAAAGAATCAACAATACAGATATATCTCGGTGTCTGAATTCTCGAAAGCTTTCAATTCATTTCATATTGGTGACCTGATATCCCAAGAACTCAGCATTCCCTTTGATAAGTCTAGAACTCATCCAGCTGCTTTGGTGAAAGAAAAGTTTGGGATATCTAAATGGGAACTCTTCAAAGCATGTTATTCGAGGGAATGGCTATTGATGAAGCGAAACTCGTTCATTTACATATTCAAAACTTTCCAGATAACATTCATGGCTATAATTTCATTTACGCTTTACTTCAGAACTGAGATGAAACCTGGTGTACGAGAAGGTGCAGGGAAGTATTTCGGAGCTCTCTTTTTCGCTATGCTTAATGTCATGTTCAACGGATTGGCTGAGATTGCAATGACTCTTGTTCGGCTTCCTATATTCTTCAAGCAGAGAGATGCCTTATTTTACCCGGCATGGGCTTATGTCTTGCCTATTTTCATCCTCAGAATTCCCCTATCATTAATGGAATCTGCCATTTGGATCGTTCTTACTTACTATACCACTGGATTTGCTCCTTCCGCAAATAG GTTTTTCAGAcagttcttgtcattctttgcAATAAATCAGTCGGGCCTCGCTTTGTTCCGTCTCATAGCCGCTGCTGGAAGAACAGAAGTTGCTGCAAATTCAGTTGGATTCCTTACCCTCTTGTTGTTCTGTATCCTTGGTGGCTTCATGATTTCCAAAG ATGACATTGTATCATGGTTGAGGTGGGCATATTATACTTCTCCTATGATGTATGGACAAAGTGCCATTTGTATGAACGAGTTTCTCGATGATCGGTGGAGCACT CCTACTGGCAATCCAAGTGAGCCTACAGTTGGTATTTCCCTTCTTAAGGAAAGGGATCTGTTTACGACTGAAGGGTGGTTTTGGACTTGCATCGGAGTGCTTTTCGGGTTTAATATTGTTCTCAACATTCTTGTTGTTTTTGCAATGACATATTTGAATG CTCCCGGTGGAAAAAATCATTCTATTAATGATTCGTATGAAGAGAAAAACCCGTCAGGATCCAATTCACAAG GGATCGAAATGGTGGCGACGCAAGTGCGTAACAATTCAAATGCTAATGTTGCAAAAAGTCCGTCTAAGAAAGGAATGGTTTTGCCTTTTCAGCCTCTATCACTTTCTTTTAACCACATTAACTATTATGTGGATATGCCCGCG GAAATGAAAGCTGAATTTAAAGAGGACCGGCTGCAGCTACTACGAAATGTATGTGGGGCTTTTAGGCCCGGTACTTTGACAGCATTAGTTGGTGTCAGCGGTGCTGGGAAGACAACTCTAATGGATGTATTGGCTGGAAGGAAAACTGGCGGATACATTGAAGGAAGTATATGGATTTCTGGTTACCCAAAGAACCAAGCCACATTTGCCCGGATAAGCGGATATTGTGAGCAGAATGACATTCATTCACCATATGTAACCGTTTATGAATCTCTCGTATACTCTGCCTGGCTTCGTCTTGCTGCTGATGTAAAGAAGGAAACGCGGGAG ATGTTTGTAGAAGAAGTTATGGAATTGGTGGAGCTAAACTCAATAAGGCATGCCCTGGTAGGACTTCCAGGAGTGAACGGACTTTCGACGGAACAAAGAAAGAGGCTAACTATAGCAGTAGAGTTGGTTGCTAATCCATCTATCATATTTATGGATGAGCCAACATCAGGTCTTGATGCTAGAGCTGCTGCAATTGTTATGCGTACCGTGAGGAACACAGTGGATACTGGACGAACTGTTGTCTGCACAATCCACCAACCGAGCATTGATATCTTTGAAGCTTTCGATGAG CTCTTGTTAATGAAAAGAGGAGGACAAGTGATATATGCCGGGCCTCTTGGTCGCCATTCTCATAAGCTTGTTGAGTATTTCGAG GCGGTACCCGGAGTTGCAAAGATCAAAGAAGGCTACAATCCTGCTACATGGATGTTAGAAGTCAGCTCTACTTCAGTAGAGGGACAACTTGGTGTTGATTTTGCAGACATTTACGCCAATTCTGATCTCTACCA GAGAAATCAAGGTCTCATCAAGGAACTGAGCACTCCATCAAGCTCTAAAGATCTTTACTTCCCGACGAAATACTCCCAAAGCTTTACAACTCAATGCAAGGCATGTTTTTGGAAACAATACTGGTCATATTGGAGGAACACTCAATTCAACACGATCCGGTTCGTTATGACAATTGCCATCGGTCTTATGCTCGGTGGTATATTTTGGGATAAAGGACAACAATT TCAAAAGCAGCAGGATCTGACGAATCTTATGGGAGCTGCGTTCGGTGCTCTTCTTTTCTTAGGAAGTATCAATGCTATGGCAGTGACTTCTGCTGTGGCGATAGAGAGAACAGTCTTTTACCGCGAACGAGCAGCTGGAATGTATTCAGAGTTGCCTTATGCATTTGCTCAG GTGGCTATAGAGACGATTTACGATCTTCTACAAACCATAATATATGCTCCGCTTTTGTATGCAATGATCGGGTTTGAATGGACGGTTGAGAAGTTTTTATATTTCAGTTACTTTGTTTTGATGTGTTTCGTCATCTATTCATTGTACGGAATGATGCTTGTCGCGATAACTCCTGGACAACAAATTGCTGCCATTGTTATGGGGTTCTTCATGAGTTTATGGAACTTGTTCTCCGGCTTCATGATTTCCAGACCG CAAATGCCTGTATGGTGGAGATGGTACTACTGGGGATCTCCAGTTTCATGGACAATCTATGGAGTTATAACTTCTCAAATTGGAGATAAAACAAGTATGCTTGAAATTCCAGGATCAGAATCAATGGCTGTAAATGTATACCTTGAACAAGTCTTTGGTTTCAAGCATAGCTTTCTTATACCTATTGTTCTTGCTCATCTTG gtcactccggCGACTTCGGTAATTAA